One Gordonia zhaorongruii DNA segment encodes these proteins:
- a CDS encoding ParB/RepB/Spo0J family partition protein — translation MSQQNQRRGGLGRGLAALIPTGPTEENHGTNTTRMGSAAADVVIGGGAPAVTAPSRDSGTSVEQASGDDARKTETASDAVPDVGEVGAVYREIPPAQIEPNPHQPRSVFDEDALAELEHSIREFGLMQPIVVRELSSPTADGVRYQLIMGERRWRAGTNVGVDALPAIVRETPDGDMLRDALLENIHRAQLNPLEEAAAYQQLLDEFDVTHEELANRLGRSRPVITNMIRLLRLPIPVQRRVAAGVLSAGHARALLSLETGSEGQESLAARIVAEGMSVRATEEAVTLANRDGEPDTATPTRKRQQMQMPGLQDVADRLSDRLDTKVSVSLSKRKGKVVIEFGSVDDLERIVTMIAENTTTE, via the coding sequence GTGAGCCAGCAGAATCAGCGACGGGGTGGGCTCGGCCGAGGGCTGGCCGCATTGATTCCGACGGGACCGACGGAGGAGAACCACGGAACCAATACCACCCGAATGGGATCGGCTGCAGCCGACGTCGTCATCGGCGGCGGAGCTCCGGCCGTGACGGCGCCTTCTCGTGACAGTGGTACGTCAGTCGAGCAGGCTTCCGGAGACGACGCACGAAAGACGGAGACCGCGTCGGATGCGGTGCCGGACGTCGGCGAAGTCGGTGCTGTCTACCGGGAGATCCCCCCGGCTCAGATCGAGCCGAACCCGCATCAGCCGCGCTCCGTCTTCGACGAGGACGCGCTTGCGGAGCTCGAGCATTCGATCCGCGAGTTCGGTCTCATGCAGCCGATCGTGGTCCGGGAGCTGTCATCCCCCACCGCTGACGGAGTCCGATATCAGCTCATCATGGGTGAGCGCCGGTGGCGTGCCGGCACGAATGTGGGCGTCGACGCGCTGCCCGCTATCGTCCGTGAGACTCCGGACGGCGACATGCTCCGGGATGCGCTCTTGGAGAACATCCACCGCGCCCAGCTGAATCCGTTGGAAGAGGCGGCCGCTTATCAGCAGTTGCTCGACGAGTTCGACGTGACACATGAGGAACTGGCGAATCGACTCGGTCGGTCGCGGCCGGTGATCACGAACATGATCCGTCTGCTGCGGTTGCCGATTCCGGTTCAGCGTCGGGTTGCGGCGGGTGTGCTGTCGGCCGGTCACGCTCGCGCCCTCCTGTCATTGGAGACCGGTTCAGAAGGTCAGGAATCGCTTGCCGCGCGGATCGTGGCTGAGGGCATGTCGGTCCGTGCGACGGAGGAAGCGGTGACCCTCGCCAACCGGGACGGCGAGCCGGATACGGCTACCCCTACTCGCAAGCGTCAGCAGATGCAGATGCCCGGTCTCCAGGACGTGGCGGATCGACTGTCCGACCGATTGGACACGAAAGTGTCCGTCAGCCTGAGTAAGCGGAAGGGAAAAGTGGTCATCGAGTTCGGCTCGGTGGACGATCTGGAGCGGATTGTCACCATGATCGCCGAGAATACGACCACCGAGTAA
- a CDS encoding ParA family protein, whose protein sequence is MPEYQPSVSRETQPAQPAVNSVPAPQPYADTPIAAAAERASQVLTPGGTGTLPRPAEPRVITIANQKGGVGKTTSAVNMAAGLAIHGLGVLVIDLDPQGNASTALGIDHRQPGIASVYEMLLDDVALRDAIQQSPASDHLFCVPSTLDLAGAEIELVSIVARESRLRNALDSATLAEYGIDYVLIDCPPSLGLLTVNAMVAAREVLIPIQCEYYALEGVGQLLRNIELVQAHLNRDLHVSTILLTMYDGRTKLADQVANEVRNHFGDKVLSAIIPRSVKVSEAPGFGMTIIEYDPGSRGSMSYLDASRELAQRASIEGGLAQ, encoded by the coding sequence GTGCCCGAATATCAGCCCAGCGTTTCACGTGAAACGCAGCCCGCCCAGCCCGCCGTCAACTCGGTTCCCGCCCCGCAGCCGTACGCCGACACTCCCATCGCGGCCGCAGCAGAACGTGCGAGTCAGGTCCTGACTCCAGGCGGAACGGGCACACTCCCCCGCCCGGCAGAGCCGCGGGTCATCACCATCGCCAACCAGAAGGGCGGCGTCGGCAAGACCACTTCGGCCGTCAACATGGCAGCCGGTCTCGCCATCCACGGGCTCGGCGTTCTGGTCATCGACCTCGATCCGCAGGGCAACGCGAGTACGGCACTCGGCATCGATCATCGGCAGCCGGGAATCGCGTCGGTGTACGAGATGCTGCTCGATGATGTCGCCTTGCGAGATGCGATCCAGCAGTCGCCGGCAAGCGATCACCTGTTCTGTGTCCCGTCGACACTCGACCTCGCCGGTGCTGAGATCGAGTTGGTGTCGATCGTGGCGCGTGAGAGCCGCCTCCGGAACGCCTTGGACTCGGCAACGCTCGCCGAGTACGGGATCGACTACGTTCTGATCGACTGCCCGCCGTCGCTCGGACTGCTGACGGTGAACGCGATGGTCGCCGCTCGTGAAGTTCTGATCCCGATCCAGTGCGAGTACTACGCACTGGAAGGTGTCGGGCAGCTGCTCCGCAACATTGAACTGGTCCAGGCGCACTTGAACCGAGATCTGCACGTCTCGACCATCTTGCTGACGATGTACGACGGACGCACCAAGCTGGCCGATCAGGTAGCCAACGAGGTGCGCAACCACTTCGGCGACAAGGTGCTCTCAGCGATAATCCCGCGAAGCGTCAAGGTGTCTGAAGCGCCCGGATTCGGGATGACGATCATCGAATACGATCCGGGTTCACGTGGATCAATGAGTTACCTGGACGCCTCGCGTGAACTCGCACAGCGGGCATCGATCGAAGGGGGCCTGGCACAGTGA